The Grus americana isolate bGruAme1 chromosome 20, bGruAme1.mat, whole genome shotgun sequence genome segment AGCAGCTCTGGGATAATCCCCTTAACTGGACTTCACTGAAGCTCCCTGGAAATTGTTTAAAGAGCcttaaaaatgcagctgctgtATTGAGAAACTAGGCTGCCCTTCTGAAAGAAACTGCACAGCTTGGTCTAATAACTTGGAATTTTAAATGATGGCTTTGCATGCAACCGGCTGGGTCTCCCCTCCATTTTCCGTGGTAGCTGTAGGAGATCTGACGCCCTGAAGGGACAGCGGTGTTACTAGTTACCAGTGCAGTGCTTTATCTCCGTGCTGTCAGCATTACTGGTTGGTGTCTCTCCAGGTGGAGCCTGGCGCGCAGTGGTTCAGAGCTACGTGCAGTGGAGTTAGAAATGCTGGCGTTCGCACTTTGTTTTCTAGCAGTCGTGCGTATTCTTTGCATTCTTTCTAGAGGTGAAGtaggtttgctttctgtgtGCCATCTCTTGAATTATCCTGGAATTAATTGTGATAAAGGATTGCTATTCCTGCATTACCTGTCACTCAGGGACCCCAAGGATCACTAAGCTCCCTGAGTAATGCTTGTAGCCCCATCGATGTGTTTGTGCCCTTTGGGGTGAGGATCATGGTGCGTACTGCTCGAGCTCTCCAGTGCCCTGGAAAGCACTGGTGGTTTCTGTCTAAATTGCTTTGATGAACAAAATGAATCTTTTAagatagaaagattttttttcaaaatagtaGATACCTTCTTATGCATTTCTGGAATACTGAACAGCAATGTTCTCACCAaggtttggttgttttctttcagcaatCAGAGAGGATGGCATGCCAGGaggcagaaacaaaagcatCGGACCTGTCCAGGTGAGCACGTCCGACCGTTTCTCCACGGTTCCCTTCAGCTTTTGCTCTCTTGCCCTGGGCACGCACCTTGCGGGTGGTGAGCTCGGACCATGGCAGCAGCTCGGCAGGGGCCGGGGTTCACTGACTGAGCcgctcagccctgcctgtgccttCTGCTGGCGTAGCAGGGCTTCGACTCTCCGCAGGTATTAGAAATACATCTCATGAACCGTCGATACATAAATAAAGCTGGGTGCTTGCTTGTCCCCGGAGGGCACACGGCACAGTCCCAGGGTGCCTGTGCCAATACAGGGCAGTCTGCAGCCATGGTGCTGCTCTGTCCTTTGTGAGCCGCACAAGGACGCCCGTCCCTCCGCAGCTCCCAGTAAATCTCACGGGCTGCCTGCTGCAATTCCTTCAGTTGTTGCAAGCGGGGCACCCAGTAAATGTCTCCCTGATTGATGGTGCAGCTTGTCTGGAGATGTCTTGTAAAGCGCAAGGTAATTCAGCACAACAGCTTGTACTGCATGCGAGAGAAATGATGGCCATTTCCAGCACACTTCTAGAAAGGAGGTCTTTTAAAAGTTTAGtggttattttaataaaatagaaataacactgaaagcattttctgtgaCTCTCTGTGCCTATGAAGGCAGTACTCGCCCCAGTCCAAAACCAAAGGGTGAGGAGCCAAGCCACCAGATGCCCTGCCTGCTTGGTAAGGTCCTCCATagcaaaccaggaaaaaagcaagaattagTCGGTGGGGCCATGCTGGTGGTCAGCATCAGGGAGAGCCTAGCGCAAACAGTAAAACCTCATAGTAATGACAGAACgttttctgctgtttgcaaaCATCTTTATAACAGCATTAGCTACTGATTCCTAAAGTCTGTGTGGGTCTGTCAAAGCGGAACAAACGGTTAATTTCTGACCAGGTAACAATTTTTACTGCCTCTCTGAGCAATGTAGCTGTAGTAAAACCGCAGCCTTTGCTAGCCAGAGCAGGCCCCGGCTCATCTGAGACTTGTATGATCGGTCAACGTTGGACCGTAGGTTATACCACAAACCCCGTTTCCTGCGGCGAGGCTGTTTAGCTATTGCACTCTTCAGCTTCCATACCTGGGTGAGGTTACCGCGTATTTCTGACGCTTTTGCAAGACTGGAATAAACTGTCTAAGCAATGTTTGGCTCTTGAAAATGATGTTCGGAGTTCACTGCGCTTTCTTGCAGCATGTTAATGCGAGGCCTTTCCGTACTGCGTGCCAGCCTCACTAAGGGACatgcacagaattaaaaaaaaaaaaaagcccagaaattTTCATGTTGTGTTTTCCCCACTACTGATGCAACATTTCTCCAGGAGCATACCCaggtctttcctgaaactttatACTTCAGGgaacttaattttttattgtttttagtCCATTTTAGCTTCATATATATTACTCTCTAATACATGTTTGAAGTATTAGGTGCTTGCTTACTTCTTTAGGTGCCACCTGGTTCTTATCTGGGGAAAAATAGTGAACAATGATTCCCTGTAAACATTTTCCTGACTAATTTTATATATGTCACCTTGCCTCTCTCAATTGCTTTATCAAACCGGAGCCTACCCCACCTTCTGTTTGCCTTTACTCTGCTGAATACTGAGTGATGTTCCCGATGAACTGGCCTCAATTACTCCCAGGTTTTTCACTGTGTGACAGTGGCTGATTTACGGCTCGTTGCTGTGTGTATTTGACATCATCTTTTCATATGTCCATTCCTGTCTACTGTGTTATCATCACTTGAATTGTACTGCAGGCGCTGGAGGTCACCACGATTAGCTGCAAATAGAATTTTTCATGTACGTTGTTAAATGTAAGGGAAAGATGTGATATCTGCAGGCACGCCGAAGCGTTTCTCCAGGTGCAGGGTGGTTTCAGCTCTGTTGGATGTGGCCGTACAGTCAAGGTGTTCATGTGCAGAGGCTCTGCCTTATTTCTGTTCTCATAACCATAATGGTCCTGCATTTGACAGATATCAGAGGAAGAGATTGAGAGAATTATGTCTGGGCAAGAATTTGAGGGAGAGGCAAACATGTCATGGAGCAACAACGGAGACAGTGACCACAGTTCCCCTGGAAATGGAGTTTCTGAGAGCAACCAGCCTTCACCCGTTTCTACTCCATCCTCAAGGTGGGAATGACCCCTGGAAGAATTCCGTATTGCAGTAATCCCGACTGTCTTTCCCTGAGAGATACTGTGGGTCAATGTAGGAAAAATACACCACGAGTGCGGCTTTGCGTAAACTGAGCATACGGCAGGTTCCCACATCTCTAACTGTGTTTTAAGACAGACAGCCACTGGATTGAAAAGAATTGAACTGGGAGGCCAAATGCTCAtgagcaaatgaaaaagaaggcAATGTTgagttaaaattatatttaaaatatatctccTAATTCATGTTGATAGTTTTTTCTGCAGATCATGGGACATCGATTACCTTTCACTGCTCGTTCTGCGTAAGCTCTTTCTCTGCGCTGTgctcagattttgaaaataaatgacttCGTTTGGGTTACTCATTGATGGTGTTATATTAATGTCGGTTACTGTTAGTGCTagcctcctgctgcagcctttgcttgTAAACACAGTGAGCATCTCAGACTTACATTCCATCTGCTTTCAGTTGCCTCTTAAGCCAGGAGATTTGTGTTCACTGGCTGTGTAAATACTTAATTTACAATCCTAAATTTTGGCCCTTTAAGGAAGCTGGGGTGGAAATGCTCAGTACAGTTGGGTTTCTGTTTTGCTCTCGAATGGCTCAGCAGCAGTTCCCGGATCTCCGTTAAGTGGAACTAGTGCTGAGCCAGGCTCAATGTGAGGCGACCATAAGGCATCTGGTCTGCACACTCTCAGTTATTTCCAGTGTAAGGTTTAAATACAAAGGCATTCTCCattctggttttttcctccctatttttattaacatttctgATGGAGCTGGATGCAACATTTTAATGAATCAAGTGGAATTTTGGGGGtatattaaaaagcttttccttttccagtagGTCCGTGGAGCTGAATGGATTCGCTGCACTCAGGGATCAGTATATCGGGACGCCGGTGTCCACGCACTATCAGTACCTCCCGCACCTTTTTAGCTATTCTGCTCACTCGGCTCTGATGCCTCCCCAAACGCGCAGCCTGGACCCCCAGTCGCACAGTCTTATCAATCAGTTGGTGTCAGCAGAAGACCTGGAGCCGCTCGGCACGCCAATGCTCATTGAGGACGGGTGAGTGTACGCGGCGTGGTgcagcccagagctgcctgTTCCTGGCTGTTCTTTGCGTCCGGCTCTCCCTGCCGGCACGTGCGGCTCCAGCTTGTGCTGCAGAGGCCGCCGATGGCGAGGGGCCAGTTGGGTGCGTGCGTTCCTGGCCCGATCGGCACGGGGAGCGTGTCCCCTGGGAGAGGGTGCAGCCGCAGTGCAAGCAGCAAACCAGACCACGTCCCGTGGGTGGGCTGTGCCCTTGCTTGTGTGAGAGTGGGGTTTGATGGGTTTCAGCCCCGAGACTGCATTAACTGTACAAACGGCCCAGTAATAAGCACGGTAGCTGGAAAAATACACATGGGTGAAAAAAAGCTGGGTAGTCCATTGGCAAGAGCTGCAGGGCTGTCTCTGAGGCTGACCTGCACCGTGCCCAgcaggctgggtgctgggtgggtggGTGACCCCAGGGGTCGGGGGGGctccccccacagcccctggaCGGGCAGGCTGGGTGCTGGCCATCGCGGCTCCCCCTGCCAGGTGACACCCTGGGCACCGGCACATTGGGCACTTGAACATAAATTCCTGTGGCATTTGCCTTGCTTTTGAAGTGCCTCATCAGATGATGTCATTCAATGTTGTTAATTGTTTTTATGCTTTCATATTAACTGTGCCTGCAGGTATAAAGTGACTCAGGCAGAGCTGTTTGCGTTGTTGTGTCGTCTGGCGGATGAATTGCTCTTCAGGCAGATTGCTTGGATCAAGAAGCTGCCGTTCTTCTGTGAACTCTCCATCAAGGACTATACCTGCCTGCTCAGCTCTACGTGGCAGGAGCTGATCCTGCTCTCCTCACTGACTGTTTACAGCAAGCAGATCTTTGGTGACCTCGCGGACGTCACCTCCAAGTACTCTCCCTCTGACGATGAGCTGCACAGGTGAGACGTTGGGCTGAACCCGCGGGTAAGGGAGCGAGATCTAGGGATGGAGGACGGCGGCCAGGCACCCTGTGACCAACTAACTACCTCTCCTTGATGGGCCGCTTCACCTGCGGctggtttcctttcctttttttagggAACAGTTGTTGCAGGCTTAGAAAGTACGCCATGGTTAGGCAGTGTTGGATCAAAACTTCCTTCTGCAGGGGAAGGTGCATGGTGCTGTATGGTGCTGTTTGAGGTTCCCGTACCAATGCTGTCGTCCTCTAGCACAGCCCTGCAAACCGCCTTTTTATGGGGAGAGTAAAACTAACCATCACTTTGGGTAACCCTGAGATGCAGGATGGAAGGTCTTATATAAAAACCCTTTGGGCCAGTGGAAAGGTTGTTCACAAAGCTGGCTGTCTGTATTATCAAAGTGTTCATTATTAATTGCTATTTCATTGTTTTGATTACATAAATTTAAAGATGTTGCAACTTAGCTCTTGTTTTTTCCATAGTACTTGCTATCTGATGCTCTGAGGAACCTGCCTTTCATTTATCATTTTGGTCAgggtgttgtgttttggttcgggtgttttgttttgtagtcTCGGTGCCAGACAGATCCTTCTTTTGGTAGTAGCCTCGCAATCTCACAATATTACGGCAGAATAGGCAGGATTTACAGAAACTGCTGCCCACCCTCCATTTCGAGATCTGCCCTGTTTGCGCTCTGCCCTTGCCAGGCTTGGAGATTTTGCAAGAGTCACCAGGGGATCCAAGTGCCTGATAAATGGAGATTTAAAATTCTGCTGTGGTCCTCTGCCATCGCAGTATCTAACGGCTCCTTGAGGTTCCTTTGTGCATCTGTTTTGACAACCGGAGGGGCTGACCGAGACCACGGCGGAGGAGTGGAGGAGCCGAGAGCTGGGCCCAGGTGTCTCATTTCCTGGGGCAGGTTCCTCCGCGGCGCCGTTCTGCCCTACCATTCATCATGCATCTGGTGCTGCTCCTGCGAGGAACAGTAAGGGTCATAGAAAACCACAATAACACTTGTTCTGCACTCAGCCGTCCTTTTGTTCCTGCTGTCCTGGTCAGAGCCTCAAAAGAGaagtgtttgtttcattttgggtttGCGATAAATACGAGCGAGAGgtaagaaaaaagacaaaggagGAATCCTCGCCCTTCAGAAACCAGCAATTCAGAGCTGATCGCCTTGAAAGTTCTTCAGAGATCTGTGCACATGGATGAAAATAGGTGTTCTGGGGAGCGGAATGTTTCTGCAGTCTCTTCTTCTCATTTAGCTTTTCGAGTATCATTCATTGTCATTAATAACATGGGTAAATGCACACCAAAAAAGCCATTTAGCGGGAAGTTGCACAGATGAGGGGTCTCAAGCTGCACGGCTCCCTCTCGGTTGTCTTTATGGTAGTTCAGCCATCGCTTGACTGCAGGCGGCAGTGGGATAGTTCGTGGGTATCAGTCTCCCTCTCCGATGCACTCCTGGAAAAGCCGGTCCCTTCAGATCTGTGAGGACTCTTTTGGAGCAGTGTCCAACTTGGGGGTTTTCTCAAAGAGCCCCTGTTCTTTGGAGAGCTCTGGCACTGGTCGGTAATGACTGCAAACCCACGTTCATTATATCTCACGGCCGGTTGAAGAAATCTCGCTGAGCTGTGATAATCTGGCACTTCGGggttaatttctgttcttactTAGCAAAATGACGGGAGCGATGCTAATGCTTAGGTAGGTGATGAATGAAGGCATAGGATgagctccccagcccccctgtgTTCTAATCACTTCTAACAACTGGCTAAATGTTCTGTTTGCCTGCTAgaccaaatgttttctttttattgtggTGTTTTTCTGGAGATGAATATGAAATGAATAGATTCCTGACCTCCCCCAGCACTCCTGATAGcgcttcccttccccctcttccccagctgATCCCGATAACTCCCAGCCAGAAACTTGCCTGGTGTAAACTGCGAGGAAAAGTGTGTGGAGGAGTCAGTCCTCGAGAAGAAATAGGGctgtgaaaaacagaacagcttTGTTTGAAAGGGGGAGGAAAGTATGCACAGAAAAGTAAGACAGTTCAACTGCAGGAATGAGAGAAGAGCTCTCCTGGATTTATGAAGTGATGAGTGGCTGGTAAAAATGTGCATGCTCTAAAAACAATTAAACCCAACAGACGACTGAGTGGTCTTTGTGCTCATTAACTTCTTGAGCTTTGCAATCTTGCACCTGCAAGATTTTTAATGTCAACTTGACAGCAAGAAAACTTGTACAACTTTAGATTAGCCGACAAGGCTTTCATCACTTACAATATTACTTTCTTGAAGAAGTGACCTGCAGTTCAGATAGCTTGTTTTCACTTCTCGGAGGTCAAACTCCACCATGCATTTTACAAATAACTTTGAAGTAAACAAACACACATGCCAAAATAAGGTATTATTCAGTGAAAAAGGTTCTATTTTCGTTCTATTCAGAGATGGCTTTCTGGATGTGCTCTTATTCTTTGTGCTGCACAATGCCAGAACACAGCTAAAGCTTCCCTAAACACTTCTGTCCCACTTGTGAGCATTTTTGCAATATGTGGTTTCTTTGAAACGGGGCTATTGCTGAGAGATGTGTTCCTGAGAGGCTGTTCTGGCCGTTGGCACGCGTGGGATGGTCCCAGAGCGTGCCTGTGGGCACCGGCAGCCCTCTGTGCCCTCCAGCTCTGTTTCCGCCTGTTGCTTACGCCATTTCTTTCACCGTGCGCTCCTGAAGAAGAAGCCGGCACCCCCTTCAATAGGGTGACTTTGTTCTGCACGCACAAAATCTCCATCAGGCAATTTCCCAGGAGATTTTGGGGAGATCTATGTTCCCTGTGCATCAGCGTCCCCTTTCCCGCCCGTGTCCGTCACTGGCTTCCCTTGGCAAGCGTGGATGCTCGGGAGAAACGCGCAGCTTGTTTCCAGCAAACGGCACAGATTCAGAAATGAGTGCGGCTGTAGCTGGTGGGATGCTCCAGGGCTGGTAGCGCCGGTGGATCCAGATCCCAGCGGAGGGTCCCTGACAGTCCACACTAGCAGCAGCGCTTTTCTGGTTGGAT includes the following:
- the NR6A1 gene encoding nuclear receptor subfamily 6 group A member 1 isoform X3 — translated: MELEPPAELPEPRAAAKGPPRNDERVDQRTCLICGDRATGLHYGIISCEGCKGFFKRSICNKRVYRCSRDKNCVMSRKQRNRCQYCRLLKCLQMGMNRKAIREDGMPGGRNKSIGPVQISEEEIERIMSGQEFEGEANMSWSNNGDSDHSSPGNGVSESNQPSPVSTPSSSRSVELNGFAALRDQYIGTPVSTHYQYLPHLFSYSAHSALMPPQTRSLDPQSHSLINQLVSAEDLEPLGTPMLIEDGYKVTQAELFALLCRLADELLFRQIAWIKKLPFFCELSIKDYTCLLSSTWQELILLSSLTVYSKQIFGDLADVTSKYSPSDDELHRFSEEGMEVMERLIYLFRKFNQLKVSNEEYACMKAINFLNQDIRGLTNASQLEQLNKRYWYVCQDFTEYKYPHQPNRFPDLMMCLPEIRYIAGKMVNVPLEQLPLLFKAVLHSCKTSVSKE
- the NR6A1 gene encoding nuclear receptor subfamily 6 group A member 1 isoform X4, with amino-acid sequence MKRDSTCMEDERVDQRTCLICGDRATGLHYGIISCEGCKGFFKRSICNKRVYRCSRDKNCVMSRKQRNRCQYCRLLKCLQMGMNRKAIREDGMPGGRNKSIGPVQISEEEIERIMSGQEFEGEANMSWSNNGDSDHSSPGNGVSESNQPSPVSTPSSSRSVELNGFAALRDQYIGTPVSTHYQYLPHLFSYSAHSALMPPQTRSLDPQSHSLINQLVSAEDLEPLGTPMLIEDGYKVTQAELFALLCRLADELLFRQIAWIKKLPFFCELSIKDYTCLLSSTWQELILLSSLTVYSKQIFGDLADVTSKYSPSDDELHRFSEEGMEVMERLIYLFRKFNQLKVSNEEYACMKAINFLNQDIRGLTNASQLEQLNKRYWYVCQDFTEYKYPHQPNRFPDLMMCLPEIRYIAGKMVNVPLEQLPLLFKAVLHSCKTSVSKE